The following are from one region of the Falco cherrug isolate bFalChe1 chromosome 19, bFalChe1.pri, whole genome shotgun sequence genome:
- the PIAS3 gene encoding E3 SUMO-protein ligase PIAS3 isoform X2 — MAEAAELKHMVMSFRVSELQVLLGFAGRNKSGRKHELLTKALQLLKSGCSPAVQMKIKELYRRRFPRKILTPSDLSMLHIQAGQLPSATALTQGTVCHLPYDHSSTAAAVPAALLPPVPVLGPKHETDVQHLSPPIHPVHPDVKMKRLPFYDVYDELIKPTTLASTNSQRFEEAHFTFALTPQQVQQILTSRDILPGAKCDYTIQVQLRFCLCETSCPQEDYFPPNLFVKVNGKLCPLPGYLPPTKNGAEPKRPSRPVNITPLARLSATVPNTIVVNWSSEFGRNYSLSVYLVKQLTSVTLLQKLRAKGIRNPDHSRALIKEKLTADPDSEIATTSLRVSLMCPLGKMRLIVPCRAITCTHLQCFDAALYLQMNEKKPTWTCPVCDKKAPYDSLIIDGLFMEILNSCTDCDEIQFMEDGSWCPMKPKKENQEVCQTAAFSGIEAASLYTVSSEGRSSSEGKKPVEVIDLTLDSSSDEEEPPAKKPCPLPSVALPPAARPKGVLSVDHPPASVLRSPPTAALGSEYLSSLPIPDYHPSYQVPSELQGLDLFSFLQSENQHYSPSVITSLDEQDALGHFFQYRGTSGHFINMSPLAPVMAGSHGAVSPAGGRISSIVSTSALRESHGHNGTISSSAALPGCRPDIISLD; from the exons ATGGCGGAGGCGGCGGAGCTGAAG CATATGGTTATGAGCTTTAGGGTATCAGAGTTACAAGTTCTCTTGGGCTTTGCTGGAAGGAACAAAAGTGGAAGGAAGCACGAACTTCTCACCAAGGCGTTACAGCTGCTGAAATCTGGCTGCAGCCCGGCTGTCCAGATGAAAATTAAAGAACTGTACCGGCGGCGGTTCCCAAGGAAGATCTTAACCCCTTCGGACTTGTCAATGCTCCACATTcaggcaggacagctgcccTCGGCCACCGCGCTGACGCAGGGCACGGTGTGTCACCTGCCCTATGACCACAGCTCCACTGCTGCCGCCGTGCCGGCGGCTCTGCTGCCTCCCGTGCCCGTCCTGGGGCCCAAGCATGAGACGGACGTTCAGCATTTATCACCACCCATCCATCCCGTCCATCCTGATGTCAAGATGAAGAGGCTGCCCTTCTACGACGTTTATGATGAGTTGATAAAACCCACCACGTTAG CCTCAACGAACAGTCAGCGGTTTGAAGAAGCTCACTTCACCTTTGCTCTAACCCCCCAGCAAGTTCAGCAGATCCTCACCTCCCG agaTATCTTACCGGGCGCCAAATGTGATTACACTATACAGGTGCAATTAAG GTTTTGCTTGTGTGAAACCAGCTGTCCCCAAGAAGATTACTTCCCTCCTAATTTATTTGTCAAGGTCAATGGAAAACTCTGTCCCCTGCCT gGTTATCTCCCGCCCACAAAGAACGGCGCAGAGCCGAAACGACCCAGCCGCCCCGTCAACATCACTCCGTTGGCGCGGCTTTCAGCCACCGTCCCGAACACGATCGTCGTGAACTGGTCCTCGGAGTTTGGCAGG AACTACTCCCTGTCGGTGTACCTGGTGAAGCAGCTGACGTCGGTAACACTGCTACAGAAACTGAGAGCCAAGGGCATCCGAAATCCGGACCATTCCCGAGCCCTGA TCAAAGAAAAACTAACAGCTGATCCCGACAGCGAGATAGCTACAACGAGCTTACGCGTTTCCCTGATGTGTCCA ctggggaagaTGAGGCTGATTGTGCCCTGCCGAGCCATCACGTGCACCCACCTCCAGTGCTTCGACGCAGCGCTCTACCTTCAAATGAATGAGAAGAAACCCACGTGGACTTGTCCCGTGTGTGACAAGAAAGCCCCGTACGACAGCCTGATAATCGACGG GTTGTTCATGGAGATCCTGAACTCCTGCACCGACTGCGATGAGATCCAGTTCATGGAGGACGGCTCCTGGTGTCCCATGAAGCCCAAGAAGGAGAACCAGGAGGTGTGCCAGACGGCTGCGTTCAGTGGGATCGAGG CCGCCTCCCTCTACACCGTCAGCTCCGAGGGCAGGAGCTCGTCAGAGGGCAAAAAACCGGTGGAGGTTATTGATCTCACCCTGGACAGCTCGTCGGATGAGGAGGAGCCGCCTGCCAAGAAGCCGTGCCCGCTCCCCAGCGTGGCTCTGCCGCCCGCGGCCAGGCCCAAGGG GGTGTTAAGTGTCGACCACCCGCCAGCTTCCGTCCTTCGGAGTCCTCCCACGGCAGCTCTCGGCAGCGAGTATCTCTCCAGCCTCCCCATTCCCGACTACCATCCTTCCTACCAGGTGCCCTCAGAGCTTCAAG gtctggatttgttttccttcctccaaagTGAAAATCAG CACTACAGCCCTTCCGTGATCACCTCCCTGGATGAGCAGGATGCGCTCGGCCATTTCTTCCAGTACAGAGGCACGTCTGGCCACTTCATAAACATGAGCCCCCTGGCCCCCGTGATGGCAGGCTCCCACGGCGCGGTCAGCCCGGCCGGCGGCCGCATCAGCAGCATCGTCTCCACCAGCGCGCTGCGGGAGAGCCACGGGCACAACGGGACGATAAGTAGCAGCGCGGCGCTCCCGGGCTGCAGGCCAGACATCATTTCCCTGGACTGA
- the PIAS3 gene encoding E3 SUMO-protein ligase PIAS3 isoform X5 has protein sequence MAEAAELKESECVTTFAHQTVEYEIAPASTNSQRFEEAHFTFALTPQQVQQILTSRDILPGAKCDYTIQVQLRFCLCETSCPQEDYFPPNLFVKVNGKLCPLPGYLPPTKNGAEPKRPSRPVNITPLARLSATVPNTIVVNWSSEFGRNYSLSVYLVKQLTSVTLLQKLRAKGIRNPDHSRALIKEKLTADPDSEIATTSLRVSLMCPLGKMRLIVPCRAITCTHLQCFDAALYLQMNEKKPTWTCPVCDKKAPYDSLIIDGLFMEILNSCTDCDEIQFMEDGSWCPMKPKKENQEVCQTAAFSGIEAASLYTVSSEGRSSSEGKKPVEVIDLTLDSSSDEEEPPAKKPCPLPSVALPPAARPKGVLSVDHPPASVLRSPPTAALGSEYLSSLPIPDYHPSYQVPSELQGLDLFSFLQSENQHYSPSVITSLDEQDALGHFFQYRGTSGHFINMSPLAPVMAGSHGAVSPAGGRISSIVSTSALRESHGHNGTISSSAALPGCRPDIISLD, from the exons ATGGCGGAGGCGGCGGAGCTGAAG GAGTCAGAGTGTGTCACCACCTTTGCCCACCAGACTGTGGAATATGAAATTGCCCCTG CCTCAACGAACAGTCAGCGGTTTGAAGAAGCTCACTTCACCTTTGCTCTAACCCCCCAGCAAGTTCAGCAGATCCTCACCTCCCG agaTATCTTACCGGGCGCCAAATGTGATTACACTATACAGGTGCAATTAAG GTTTTGCTTGTGTGAAACCAGCTGTCCCCAAGAAGATTACTTCCCTCCTAATTTATTTGTCAAGGTCAATGGAAAACTCTGTCCCCTGCCT gGTTATCTCCCGCCCACAAAGAACGGCGCAGAGCCGAAACGACCCAGCCGCCCCGTCAACATCACTCCGTTGGCGCGGCTTTCAGCCACCGTCCCGAACACGATCGTCGTGAACTGGTCCTCGGAGTTTGGCAGG AACTACTCCCTGTCGGTGTACCTGGTGAAGCAGCTGACGTCGGTAACACTGCTACAGAAACTGAGAGCCAAGGGCATCCGAAATCCGGACCATTCCCGAGCCCTGA TCAAAGAAAAACTAACAGCTGATCCCGACAGCGAGATAGCTACAACGAGCTTACGCGTTTCCCTGATGTGTCCA ctggggaagaTGAGGCTGATTGTGCCCTGCCGAGCCATCACGTGCACCCACCTCCAGTGCTTCGACGCAGCGCTCTACCTTCAAATGAATGAGAAGAAACCCACGTGGACTTGTCCCGTGTGTGACAAGAAAGCCCCGTACGACAGCCTGATAATCGACGG GTTGTTCATGGAGATCCTGAACTCCTGCACCGACTGCGATGAGATCCAGTTCATGGAGGACGGCTCCTGGTGTCCCATGAAGCCCAAGAAGGAGAACCAGGAGGTGTGCCAGACGGCTGCGTTCAGTGGGATCGAGG CCGCCTCCCTCTACACCGTCAGCTCCGAGGGCAGGAGCTCGTCAGAGGGCAAAAAACCGGTGGAGGTTATTGATCTCACCCTGGACAGCTCGTCGGATGAGGAGGAGCCGCCTGCCAAGAAGCCGTGCCCGCTCCCCAGCGTGGCTCTGCCGCCCGCGGCCAGGCCCAAGGG GGTGTTAAGTGTCGACCACCCGCCAGCTTCCGTCCTTCGGAGTCCTCCCACGGCAGCTCTCGGCAGCGAGTATCTCTCCAGCCTCCCCATTCCCGACTACCATCCTTCCTACCAGGTGCCCTCAGAGCTTCAAG gtctggatttgttttccttcctccaaagTGAAAATCAG CACTACAGCCCTTCCGTGATCACCTCCCTGGATGAGCAGGATGCGCTCGGCCATTTCTTCCAGTACAGAGGCACGTCTGGCCACTTCATAAACATGAGCCCCCTGGCCCCCGTGATGGCAGGCTCCCACGGCGCGGTCAGCCCGGCCGGCGGCCGCATCAGCAGCATCGTCTCCACCAGCGCGCTGCGGGAGAGCCACGGGCACAACGGGACGATAAGTAGCAGCGCGGCGCTCCCGGGCTGCAGGCCAGACATCATTTCCCTGGACTGA
- the PIAS3 gene encoding E3 SUMO-protein ligase PIAS3 isoform X3: MKLPLHMVMSFRVSELQVLLGFAGRNKSGRKHELLTKALQLLKSGCSPAVQMKIKELYRRRFPRKILTPSDLSMLHIQAGQLPSATALTQGTVCHLPYDHSSTAAAVPAALLPPVPVLGPKHETDVQHLSPPIHPVHPDVKMKRLPFYDVYDELIKPTTLASTNSQRFEEAHFTFALTPQQVQQILTSRDILPGAKCDYTIQVQLRFCLCETSCPQEDYFPPNLFVKVNGKLCPLPGYLPPTKNGAEPKRPSRPVNITPLARLSATVPNTIVVNWSSEFGRNYSLSVYLVKQLTSVTLLQKLRAKGIRNPDHSRALIKEKLTADPDSEIATTSLRVSLMCPLGKMRLIVPCRAITCTHLQCFDAALYLQMNEKKPTWTCPVCDKKAPYDSLIIDGLFMEILNSCTDCDEIQFMEDGSWCPMKPKKENQEVCQTAAFSGIEAASLYTVSSEGRSSSEGKKPVEVIDLTLDSSSDEEEPPAKKPCPLPSVALPPAARPKGVLSVDHPPASVLRSPPTAALGSEYLSSLPIPDYHPSYQVPSELQGLDLFSFLQSENQHYSPSVITSLDEQDALGHFFQYRGTSGHFINMSPLAPVMAGSHGAVSPAGGRISSIVSTSALRESHGHNGTISSSAALPGCRPDIISLD, translated from the exons ATGAAATTGCCCCTG CATATGGTTATGAGCTTTAGGGTATCAGAGTTACAAGTTCTCTTGGGCTTTGCTGGAAGGAACAAAAGTGGAAGGAAGCACGAACTTCTCACCAAGGCGTTACAGCTGCTGAAATCTGGCTGCAGCCCGGCTGTCCAGATGAAAATTAAAGAACTGTACCGGCGGCGGTTCCCAAGGAAGATCTTAACCCCTTCGGACTTGTCAATGCTCCACATTcaggcaggacagctgcccTCGGCCACCGCGCTGACGCAGGGCACGGTGTGTCACCTGCCCTATGACCACAGCTCCACTGCTGCCGCCGTGCCGGCGGCTCTGCTGCCTCCCGTGCCCGTCCTGGGGCCCAAGCATGAGACGGACGTTCAGCATTTATCACCACCCATCCATCCCGTCCATCCTGATGTCAAGATGAAGAGGCTGCCCTTCTACGACGTTTATGATGAGTTGATAAAACCCACCACGTTAG CCTCAACGAACAGTCAGCGGTTTGAAGAAGCTCACTTCACCTTTGCTCTAACCCCCCAGCAAGTTCAGCAGATCCTCACCTCCCG agaTATCTTACCGGGCGCCAAATGTGATTACACTATACAGGTGCAATTAAG GTTTTGCTTGTGTGAAACCAGCTGTCCCCAAGAAGATTACTTCCCTCCTAATTTATTTGTCAAGGTCAATGGAAAACTCTGTCCCCTGCCT gGTTATCTCCCGCCCACAAAGAACGGCGCAGAGCCGAAACGACCCAGCCGCCCCGTCAACATCACTCCGTTGGCGCGGCTTTCAGCCACCGTCCCGAACACGATCGTCGTGAACTGGTCCTCGGAGTTTGGCAGG AACTACTCCCTGTCGGTGTACCTGGTGAAGCAGCTGACGTCGGTAACACTGCTACAGAAACTGAGAGCCAAGGGCATCCGAAATCCGGACCATTCCCGAGCCCTGA TCAAAGAAAAACTAACAGCTGATCCCGACAGCGAGATAGCTACAACGAGCTTACGCGTTTCCCTGATGTGTCCA ctggggaagaTGAGGCTGATTGTGCCCTGCCGAGCCATCACGTGCACCCACCTCCAGTGCTTCGACGCAGCGCTCTACCTTCAAATGAATGAGAAGAAACCCACGTGGACTTGTCCCGTGTGTGACAAGAAAGCCCCGTACGACAGCCTGATAATCGACGG GTTGTTCATGGAGATCCTGAACTCCTGCACCGACTGCGATGAGATCCAGTTCATGGAGGACGGCTCCTGGTGTCCCATGAAGCCCAAGAAGGAGAACCAGGAGGTGTGCCAGACGGCTGCGTTCAGTGGGATCGAGG CCGCCTCCCTCTACACCGTCAGCTCCGAGGGCAGGAGCTCGTCAGAGGGCAAAAAACCGGTGGAGGTTATTGATCTCACCCTGGACAGCTCGTCGGATGAGGAGGAGCCGCCTGCCAAGAAGCCGTGCCCGCTCCCCAGCGTGGCTCTGCCGCCCGCGGCCAGGCCCAAGGG GGTGTTAAGTGTCGACCACCCGCCAGCTTCCGTCCTTCGGAGTCCTCCCACGGCAGCTCTCGGCAGCGAGTATCTCTCCAGCCTCCCCATTCCCGACTACCATCCTTCCTACCAGGTGCCCTCAGAGCTTCAAG gtctggatttgttttccttcctccaaagTGAAAATCAG CACTACAGCCCTTCCGTGATCACCTCCCTGGATGAGCAGGATGCGCTCGGCCATTTCTTCCAGTACAGAGGCACGTCTGGCCACTTCATAAACATGAGCCCCCTGGCCCCCGTGATGGCAGGCTCCCACGGCGCGGTCAGCCCGGCCGGCGGCCGCATCAGCAGCATCGTCTCCACCAGCGCGCTGCGGGAGAGCCACGGGCACAACGGGACGATAAGTAGCAGCGCGGCGCTCCCGGGCTGCAGGCCAGACATCATTTCCCTGGACTGA
- the PIAS3 gene encoding E3 SUMO-protein ligase PIAS3 isoform X1 produces the protein MDVGRGRFLRSDCGRRGGELHMVMSFRVSELQVLLGFAGRNKSGRKHELLTKALQLLKSGCSPAVQMKIKELYRRRFPRKILTPSDLSMLHIQAGQLPSATALTQGTVCHLPYDHSSTAAAVPAALLPPVPVLGPKHETDVQHLSPPIHPVHPDVKMKRLPFYDVYDELIKPTTLASTNSQRFEEAHFTFALTPQQVQQILTSRDILPGAKCDYTIQVQLRFCLCETSCPQEDYFPPNLFVKVNGKLCPLPGYLPPTKNGAEPKRPSRPVNITPLARLSATVPNTIVVNWSSEFGRNYSLSVYLVKQLTSVTLLQKLRAKGIRNPDHSRALIKEKLTADPDSEIATTSLRVSLMCPLGKMRLIVPCRAITCTHLQCFDAALYLQMNEKKPTWTCPVCDKKAPYDSLIIDGLFMEILNSCTDCDEIQFMEDGSWCPMKPKKENQEVCQTAAFSGIEAASLYTVSSEGRSSSEGKKPVEVIDLTLDSSSDEEEPPAKKPCPLPSVALPPAARPKGVLSVDHPPASVLRSPPTAALGSEYLSSLPIPDYHPSYQVPSELQGLDLFSFLQSENQHYSPSVITSLDEQDALGHFFQYRGTSGHFINMSPLAPVMAGSHGAVSPAGGRISSIVSTSALRESHGHNGTISSSAALPGCRPDIISLD, from the exons ATGGATGTGGGAAGAGGTCGGTTCCTTCGCAGTGATTGTGGCAGAAGGGGAGGGGAGTTG CATATGGTTATGAGCTTTAGGGTATCAGAGTTACAAGTTCTCTTGGGCTTTGCTGGAAGGAACAAAAGTGGAAGGAAGCACGAACTTCTCACCAAGGCGTTACAGCTGCTGAAATCTGGCTGCAGCCCGGCTGTCCAGATGAAAATTAAAGAACTGTACCGGCGGCGGTTCCCAAGGAAGATCTTAACCCCTTCGGACTTGTCAATGCTCCACATTcaggcaggacagctgcccTCGGCCACCGCGCTGACGCAGGGCACGGTGTGTCACCTGCCCTATGACCACAGCTCCACTGCTGCCGCCGTGCCGGCGGCTCTGCTGCCTCCCGTGCCCGTCCTGGGGCCCAAGCATGAGACGGACGTTCAGCATTTATCACCACCCATCCATCCCGTCCATCCTGATGTCAAGATGAAGAGGCTGCCCTTCTACGACGTTTATGATGAGTTGATAAAACCCACCACGTTAG CCTCAACGAACAGTCAGCGGTTTGAAGAAGCTCACTTCACCTTTGCTCTAACCCCCCAGCAAGTTCAGCAGATCCTCACCTCCCG agaTATCTTACCGGGCGCCAAATGTGATTACACTATACAGGTGCAATTAAG GTTTTGCTTGTGTGAAACCAGCTGTCCCCAAGAAGATTACTTCCCTCCTAATTTATTTGTCAAGGTCAATGGAAAACTCTGTCCCCTGCCT gGTTATCTCCCGCCCACAAAGAACGGCGCAGAGCCGAAACGACCCAGCCGCCCCGTCAACATCACTCCGTTGGCGCGGCTTTCAGCCACCGTCCCGAACACGATCGTCGTGAACTGGTCCTCGGAGTTTGGCAGG AACTACTCCCTGTCGGTGTACCTGGTGAAGCAGCTGACGTCGGTAACACTGCTACAGAAACTGAGAGCCAAGGGCATCCGAAATCCGGACCATTCCCGAGCCCTGA TCAAAGAAAAACTAACAGCTGATCCCGACAGCGAGATAGCTACAACGAGCTTACGCGTTTCCCTGATGTGTCCA ctggggaagaTGAGGCTGATTGTGCCCTGCCGAGCCATCACGTGCACCCACCTCCAGTGCTTCGACGCAGCGCTCTACCTTCAAATGAATGAGAAGAAACCCACGTGGACTTGTCCCGTGTGTGACAAGAAAGCCCCGTACGACAGCCTGATAATCGACGG GTTGTTCATGGAGATCCTGAACTCCTGCACCGACTGCGATGAGATCCAGTTCATGGAGGACGGCTCCTGGTGTCCCATGAAGCCCAAGAAGGAGAACCAGGAGGTGTGCCAGACGGCTGCGTTCAGTGGGATCGAGG CCGCCTCCCTCTACACCGTCAGCTCCGAGGGCAGGAGCTCGTCAGAGGGCAAAAAACCGGTGGAGGTTATTGATCTCACCCTGGACAGCTCGTCGGATGAGGAGGAGCCGCCTGCCAAGAAGCCGTGCCCGCTCCCCAGCGTGGCTCTGCCGCCCGCGGCCAGGCCCAAGGG GGTGTTAAGTGTCGACCACCCGCCAGCTTCCGTCCTTCGGAGTCCTCCCACGGCAGCTCTCGGCAGCGAGTATCTCTCCAGCCTCCCCATTCCCGACTACCATCCTTCCTACCAGGTGCCCTCAGAGCTTCAAG gtctggatttgttttccttcctccaaagTGAAAATCAG CACTACAGCCCTTCCGTGATCACCTCCCTGGATGAGCAGGATGCGCTCGGCCATTTCTTCCAGTACAGAGGCACGTCTGGCCACTTCATAAACATGAGCCCCCTGGCCCCCGTGATGGCAGGCTCCCACGGCGCGGTCAGCCCGGCCGGCGGCCGCATCAGCAGCATCGTCTCCACCAGCGCGCTGCGGGAGAGCCACGGGCACAACGGGACGATAAGTAGCAGCGCGGCGCTCCCGGGCTGCAGGCCAGACATCATTTCCCTGGACTGA
- the PIAS3 gene encoding E3 SUMO-protein ligase PIAS3 isoform X4, producing MDVGRGRFLRSDCGRRGGELHMVMSFRVSELQVLLGFAGRNKSGRKHELLTKALQLLKSGCSPAVQMKIKELYRRRFPRKILTPSDLSMLHIQAGQLPSATALTQGTVCHLPYDHSSTAAAVPAALLPPVPVLGPKHETDVQHLSPPIHPVHPDVKMKRLPFYDVYDELIKPTTLASTNSQRFEEAHFTFALTPQQVQQILTSRDILPGAKCDYTIQVQLRFCLCETSCPQEDYFPPNLFVKVNGKLCPLPGYLPPTKNGAEPKRPSRPVNITPLARLSATVPNTIVVNWSSEFGRNYSLSVYLVKQLTSVTLLQKLRAKGIRNPDHSRALIKEKLTADPDSEIATTSLRVSLMCPLGKMRLIVPCRAITCTHLQCFDAALYLQMNEKKPTWTCPVCDKKAPYDSLIIDGLFMEILNSCTDCDEIQFMEDGSWCPMKPKKENQEVCQTAAFSGIEAASLYTVSSEGRSSSEGKKPVEVIDLTLDSSSDEEEPPAKKPCPLPSVALPPAARPKGVLSVDHPPASVLRSPPTAALGSEYLSSLPIPDYHPSYQVPSELQGLDLFSFLQSENQ from the exons ATGGATGTGGGAAGAGGTCGGTTCCTTCGCAGTGATTGTGGCAGAAGGGGAGGGGAGTTG CATATGGTTATGAGCTTTAGGGTATCAGAGTTACAAGTTCTCTTGGGCTTTGCTGGAAGGAACAAAAGTGGAAGGAAGCACGAACTTCTCACCAAGGCGTTACAGCTGCTGAAATCTGGCTGCAGCCCGGCTGTCCAGATGAAAATTAAAGAACTGTACCGGCGGCGGTTCCCAAGGAAGATCTTAACCCCTTCGGACTTGTCAATGCTCCACATTcaggcaggacagctgcccTCGGCCACCGCGCTGACGCAGGGCACGGTGTGTCACCTGCCCTATGACCACAGCTCCACTGCTGCCGCCGTGCCGGCGGCTCTGCTGCCTCCCGTGCCCGTCCTGGGGCCCAAGCATGAGACGGACGTTCAGCATTTATCACCACCCATCCATCCCGTCCATCCTGATGTCAAGATGAAGAGGCTGCCCTTCTACGACGTTTATGATGAGTTGATAAAACCCACCACGTTAG CCTCAACGAACAGTCAGCGGTTTGAAGAAGCTCACTTCACCTTTGCTCTAACCCCCCAGCAAGTTCAGCAGATCCTCACCTCCCG agaTATCTTACCGGGCGCCAAATGTGATTACACTATACAGGTGCAATTAAG GTTTTGCTTGTGTGAAACCAGCTGTCCCCAAGAAGATTACTTCCCTCCTAATTTATTTGTCAAGGTCAATGGAAAACTCTGTCCCCTGCCT gGTTATCTCCCGCCCACAAAGAACGGCGCAGAGCCGAAACGACCCAGCCGCCCCGTCAACATCACTCCGTTGGCGCGGCTTTCAGCCACCGTCCCGAACACGATCGTCGTGAACTGGTCCTCGGAGTTTGGCAGG AACTACTCCCTGTCGGTGTACCTGGTGAAGCAGCTGACGTCGGTAACACTGCTACAGAAACTGAGAGCCAAGGGCATCCGAAATCCGGACCATTCCCGAGCCCTGA TCAAAGAAAAACTAACAGCTGATCCCGACAGCGAGATAGCTACAACGAGCTTACGCGTTTCCCTGATGTGTCCA ctggggaagaTGAGGCTGATTGTGCCCTGCCGAGCCATCACGTGCACCCACCTCCAGTGCTTCGACGCAGCGCTCTACCTTCAAATGAATGAGAAGAAACCCACGTGGACTTGTCCCGTGTGTGACAAGAAAGCCCCGTACGACAGCCTGATAATCGACGG GTTGTTCATGGAGATCCTGAACTCCTGCACCGACTGCGATGAGATCCAGTTCATGGAGGACGGCTCCTGGTGTCCCATGAAGCCCAAGAAGGAGAACCAGGAGGTGTGCCAGACGGCTGCGTTCAGTGGGATCGAGG CCGCCTCCCTCTACACCGTCAGCTCCGAGGGCAGGAGCTCGTCAGAGGGCAAAAAACCGGTGGAGGTTATTGATCTCACCCTGGACAGCTCGTCGGATGAGGAGGAGCCGCCTGCCAAGAAGCCGTGCCCGCTCCCCAGCGTGGCTCTGCCGCCCGCGGCCAGGCCCAAGGG GGTGTTAAGTGTCGACCACCCGCCAGCTTCCGTCCTTCGGAGTCCTCCCACGGCAGCTCTCGGCAGCGAGTATCTCTCCAGCCTCCCCATTCCCGACTACCATCCTTCCTACCAGGTGCCCTCAGAGCTTCAAG gtctggatttgttttccttcctccaaagTGAAAATCAG TAG